One Pirellulales bacterium DNA window includes the following coding sequences:
- a CDS encoding alpha/beta fold hydrolase → MTRNEELPADLRESMVSTGDVRLHVVEAGPTDGPLVILLHGFPEFWYGWRRQIGPLAAAGYRVLAPDQRGYNTSDKPGRVRDYAIDLLARDVVGLIDACGRQRCSLVGHDWGAAVGWWTAMRYPQRLDRLAILNVPHPIVMRRQLRRSFSQLRKSWYMFFFQLPWLPEKLLSLRRYGSALDGLRGTSRPGSFTDADLLQYVDAWSQPGAMTSMIHWYRAMLRIPPDKLESIRVRVPTQIIWGAQDRFLGADMVEPSAALCDNVRAHLLEEATHWVQHDEFQEVNDLLLHFLAERFEELPVEHH, encoded by the coding sequence ATGACGCGCAACGAGGAACTGCCCGCCGATCTACGCGAATCGATGGTGTCGACCGGTGACGTCCGCTTGCACGTGGTCGAGGCGGGCCCCACCGATGGGCCGCTGGTCATCTTGCTACACGGATTTCCCGAGTTCTGGTATGGCTGGCGGCGCCAGATCGGTCCGCTGGCGGCGGCGGGTTATCGAGTGCTGGCGCCGGATCAGCGCGGCTACAACACCAGCGACAAGCCGGGCCGGGTCCGCGACTATGCCATCGACCTCTTGGCGCGCGATGTGGTGGGACTGATCGACGCCTGCGGACGGCAGCGCTGCAGTCTGGTAGGGCACGATTGGGGCGCGGCCGTCGGCTGGTGGACGGCCATGCGCTATCCTCAGCGACTCGATCGGCTGGCAATCTTGAATGTGCCCCATCCGATTGTGATGCGGCGGCAACTGCGGCGCAGCTTTTCGCAGTTGCGCAAGAGTTGGTACATGTTTTTCTTTCAATTGCCCTGGCTCCCCGAAAAGCTGCTGTCGCTGCGGCGGTACGGATCGGCGCTCGATGGGCTACGTGGGACCAGCCGGCCCGGGTCGTTCACCGACGCGGACCTTCTGCAGTATGTCGACGCCTGGTCGCAGCCGGGCGCCATGACCTCCATGATCCACTGGTACCGCGCCATGCTGCGAATCCCTCCCGACAAGCTGGAGTCGATTCGAGTGCGCGTGCCGACGCAGATCATCTGGGGCGCGCAAGACCGCTTCCTCGGCGCGGACATGGTCGAGCCCAGCGCCGCCTTGTGCGACAACGTGCGCGCGCACCTCTTGGAAGAGGCCACCCACTGGGTGCAGCACGATGAATTCCAAGAGGTGAACGACCTCTTGCTCCATTTTCTGGCGGAGCGGTTCGAAGAGTTGCCCGTCGAACATCACTAA
- a CDS encoding glycosyltransferase yields the protein MRLVALTEAPDHVCFRYRLETYSAALAAAGWQLEAVPLADGAWQRLAQFRAARTADVVLLQRRLLQRWQLTYLRRQARVLLFDFDDAVFLRDSFSPKGLVSRSRLARFRATAAAADTIIAANSYLFDHAASCVPPDRVKLSPTCVDPRQYSMATHASAGAEARLVWIGQRSTVGYLDRARPLLAAVAERLPGLRLRVVSDVFPADCGIEVELRAWSRETEAADLATADIGMAWMPEDDWTRGKCGLKVLQYLAAGLPVIASPIGVHREMIVDGENGFLVTSPREWADRVELLAQRPELRREMGRKARRTVEERYSVANWSVQFARLVSACHEQALAKHRKAG from the coding sequence ATGCGACTGGTCGCGCTCACCGAGGCGCCCGATCACGTTTGTTTTCGGTACCGCCTGGAGACGTACTCAGCCGCGCTTGCCGCTGCGGGCTGGCAACTGGAAGCGGTGCCGCTTGCCGACGGCGCCTGGCAGCGGCTGGCCCAGTTTCGCGCGGCACGCACGGCCGATGTCGTTTTGCTGCAGCGGCGCTTGTTGCAGCGATGGCAATTGACGTACCTGCGTCGCCAAGCGCGGGTACTGCTATTCGACTTCGACGACGCGGTATTTTTGCGCGACAGCTTTTCGCCCAAGGGACTGGTGAGCCGCTCGCGGTTGGCGCGGTTCCGCGCCACGGCGGCAGCGGCGGACACCATAATCGCCGCCAATAGCTATCTCTTCGACCATGCCGCGTCGTGCGTGCCACCTGACCGCGTGAAACTGTCGCCGACCTGTGTCGATCCGCGGCAGTATTCCATGGCGACACACGCCAGCGCCGGCGCCGAAGCGCGCCTGGTGTGGATCGGACAGCGCTCGACAGTTGGCTATCTCGATCGCGCCCGTCCGCTGCTGGCCGCCGTGGCCGAGCGACTGCCTGGCCTGCGACTGCGTGTGGTGTCTGACGTCTTTCCCGCCGATTGCGGCATCGAGGTCGAACTGCGCGCCTGGTCGCGGGAAACGGAAGCCGCCGATCTTGCCACCGCCGATATTGGCATGGCCTGGATGCCCGAAGACGATTGGACACGCGGCAAGTGCGGGCTCAAGGTGCTGCAATACCTGGCGGCGGGTCTGCCAGTGATCGCCAGCCCGATTGGCGTGCATCGCGAGATGATCGTTGACGGCGAGAACGGATTTTTGGTCACATCGCCGCGCGAATGGGCCGATCGGGTTGAACTTTTGGCGCAGCGGCCTGAACTGCGGCGCGAGATGGGGCGCAAGGCGCGGCGCACCGTCGAAGAGCGTTACAGCGTGGCGAACTGGTCGGTGCAGTTCGCGCGGCTGGTGAGCGCATGTCACGAGCAGGCATTGGCCAAGCACCGCAAGGCCGGCTAG
- a CDS encoding DUF1570 domain-containing protein, which translates to MLDQSSISAVRAMIVAGLCALAGCARFSDLPPTLPDQTAIVRDQLVVSSTFALPKKHRLVEELAVQRYDLSVKLALPTSDEPIHVYLFDNADKFAAFMRQRFPSFPQRRAFFVETDTQLTVYAHWGDRVAEDLRHEVAHGYLHAVVPNLPLWLDEGLAEYFEVPRGRRGFNRPHVEALSQQLAAGGWRPDMRRLESLLSAAGMTQLDYAESWAWVHLLLEGQPQATPVLKDYLNVLRRDGAAEPLSARLARQLPNHAEAFANHVYQLAQQPADAP; encoded by the coding sequence ATGCTCGATCAATCATCCATCTCGGCGGTTCGCGCAATGATCGTAGCAGGGCTTTGCGCGCTGGCGGGCTGCGCTCGTTTCTCGGATCTGCCCCCGACACTGCCCGACCAGACGGCCATCGTTCGCGATCAATTGGTGGTTTCGAGCACGTTCGCGTTGCCGAAGAAGCATCGCCTGGTCGAAGAGCTTGCCGTGCAGCGCTACGACCTGTCGGTCAAGTTGGCGCTGCCCACCTCGGACGAGCCGATTCACGTCTACCTGTTCGACAACGCCGACAAGTTCGCGGCGTTCATGCGACAGCGCTTTCCCAGCTTTCCGCAGAGGCGGGCCTTCTTTGTCGAGACCGACACCCAGCTAACGGTGTACGCTCACTGGGGAGACCGCGTGGCCGAGGATTTGCGGCACGAGGTGGCGCACGGCTATCTGCATGCGGTCGTGCCGAATTTGCCGCTCTGGCTCGACGAGGGACTGGCCGAATATTTTGAAGTGCCACGGGGCCGGCGGGGGTTCAACCGCCCGCATGTCGAGGCCTTGTCGCAGCAGTTGGCCGCAGGCGGTTGGCGCCCCGATATGCGGCGGCTGGAGTCGCTCTTGAGCGCGGCGGGCATGACGCAGCTTGACTATGCCGAGTCGTGGGCCTGGGTTCACTTGCTGCTCGAAGGGCAACCGCAAGCAACGCCGGTACTCAAGGACTATTTGAATGTGCTGCGCCGCGACGGCGCAGCCGAGCCGTTGTCGGCGCGGCTCGCGCGACAACTGCCCAATCATGCCGAGGCGTTCGCCAACCACGTCTATCAACTGGCTCAGCAACCGGCCGACGCGCCTTAA
- a CDS encoding VWA domain-containing protein yields the protein MPTATSPSKDRADAPATPPAAQSSQVLGRALQEPPAPKSAAPAPPYLVREAIPLGEAPAVGYPERQYWHATARRNVAAQIKGATPASSYSSDLGLGFGTVAEGERGVSNQPARESYYVGALKLSPDADGVDKLERFRASPPRPDVAPLDHEHNTEAYARINDNPFHAVADQPLSTFSVDVDTASYSNMRRFLTSGMLPPPDAVRIEELVNYFDYHYEGPTGEHPFATHMEVTACPWNAEHRLVRIGLQGREMPAAERPAANLVFLLDVSGSMDAPNKMPLMKQSLRMLVERLTERDRVAIVVYAGASGLVLPSTTANNQDTILSAIEQLQPGGSTNGASGIQLAYETAVQHLDKEGINRVILCTDGDFNVGVTNEGELTRLIEEKAKTGVFLSVMGFGMGNFKDSMLEKLADCGNGNYGYIDTQNEARKLFGEQLEGTLATIAKDVKIQVEFNPTHVGGYRLLGYENRKLAAEDFNNDQKDAGEIGAGHTVTALYEIVPVGKPIQPGVDPLKYQPTRPAPDAAASDELLTLKLRYKLPQADTSKLIEQPLKDDGRGFAQASKDTQFAAAVALFGMLLRHSEHVGAGNYGAVLEIAESASGDDVTGYRREFVELVKKARQYAGQ from the coding sequence ATGCCGACGGCCACTTCGCCGTCGAAGGACCGCGCCGATGCGCCAGCAACACCGCCCGCCGCGCAATCATCCCAGGTCTTGGGGCGCGCATTGCAAGAGCCGCCCGCGCCAAAGTCTGCCGCGCCGGCGCCGCCCTATCTAGTACGGGAGGCAATTCCGCTCGGCGAAGCCCCGGCCGTTGGCTATCCAGAACGACAGTATTGGCACGCTACTGCTAGGCGGAACGTCGCAGCTCAGATCAAGGGCGCTACGCCGGCCAGTAGCTATAGCAGTGATCTGGGTCTTGGTTTCGGGACGGTTGCAGAGGGGGAACGGGGCGTCAGCAATCAGCCTGCTCGCGAGTCGTATTATGTCGGCGCGCTCAAACTCAGTCCTGACGCCGACGGTGTCGATAAGCTTGAGCGATTTCGAGCATCGCCCCCGCGCCCCGACGTGGCGCCTCTCGACCACGAGCACAACACCGAAGCGTACGCGCGGATCAACGACAATCCGTTCCATGCCGTCGCCGATCAGCCGCTATCGACCTTCTCGGTCGATGTCGACACCGCCAGCTACTCGAACATGCGCCGCTTTCTCACCTCGGGCATGCTGCCCCCCCCCGACGCAGTGCGGATCGAGGAACTGGTCAACTACTTCGACTATCACTACGAGGGACCGACAGGCGAGCATCCCTTTGCCACGCACATGGAGGTGACCGCCTGCCCTTGGAACGCGGAGCATCGGTTGGTGCGCATCGGCTTGCAGGGACGCGAGATGCCCGCCGCTGAGCGGCCAGCGGCGAACCTGGTGTTTTTGCTCGACGTGTCGGGATCGATGGACGCGCCGAACAAGATGCCGTTGATGAAGCAATCTTTGCGGATGCTGGTCGAGCGGCTGACCGAACGCGACCGCGTGGCGATCGTGGTCTATGCCGGCGCCTCGGGCCTGGTGCTCCCCTCGACCACCGCCAACAACCAAGACACGATTCTCTCGGCGATCGAGCAGCTTCAGCCCGGCGGGTCGACCAACGGCGCCAGCGGTATTCAACTGGCTTACGAGACGGCGGTGCAGCACCTGGACAAGGAGGGAATCAATCGCGTGATTCTCTGCACCGACGGCGATTTCAACGTGGGCGTCACCAACGAGGGAGAACTAACGCGTCTGATTGAAGAAAAAGCCAAAACCGGAGTCTTCTTGAGCGTGATGGGTTTTGGCATGGGCAACTTCAAAGACTCCATGCTCGAAAAGCTGGCCGACTGCGGCAATGGCAACTATGGCTATATCGACACGCAAAACGAAGCCCGCAAGTTGTTCGGCGAACAGCTTGAAGGGACGCTGGCGACCATCGCCAAGGACGTGAAGATTCAGGTGGAGTTCAATCCGACCCACGTCGGCGGGTATCGCCTGCTGGGCTATGAGAATCGAAAGCTGGCGGCCGAGGACTTCAACAACGACCAAAAAGACGCCGGCGAGATTGGCGCCGGGCACACAGTGACGGCGCTGTACGAGATCGTGCCGGTCGGCAAACCGATCCAGCCGGGCGTTGATCCGCTCAAGTATCAACCCACGCGTCCGGCGCCAGACGCGGCAGCAAGCGACGAACTGTTGACGCTCAAGTTGCGCTACAAGCTGCCGCAGGCGGACACAAGCAAGCTGATCGAGCAGCCGCTCAAGGACGATGGCCGCGGCTTTGCACAGGCCAGCAAAGACACGCAATTCGCCGCGGCGGTGGCGCTGTTCGGCATGCTCCTGCGTCACTCAGAGCATGTTGGCGCCGGTAACTACGGCGCGGTGCTAGAAATCGCCGAGTCGGCCAGCGGCGACGACGTCACAGGCTATCGCCGCGAGTTTGTCGAACTGGTGAAAAAGGCTCGCCAGTACGCCGGTCAATGA
- a CDS encoding sigma-70 family RNA polymerase sigma factor, which produces MSPTTPAANDERQQAWVEHALAQYERRLTIFAWRIVGERELARDVVQDTFLKLAQQDRAALDGHLGAWLYTVCRRRALDVCRKESRMQTVLDSDAIGQPVADKQISPLERQEEAGRALRLVAALPPQQQEAVRLKFEHELSYREIAEVMEISVSHVGVLLHHALRRLRSELTPQ; this is translated from the coding sequence ATGAGCCCAACCACACCAGCCGCAAATGACGAGCGCCAGCAAGCATGGGTCGAGCATGCGCTGGCCCAATACGAACGGCGATTGACGATCTTCGCCTGGCGGATCGTGGGTGAGCGCGAGTTGGCGCGCGATGTCGTGCAGGACACGTTTTTGAAACTGGCGCAGCAGGACCGCGCCGCGCTCGATGGCCATTTGGGGGCCTGGCTGTACACCGTCTGTCGCCGCCGAGCGCTCGATGTTTGCCGCAAGGAGTCTCGCATGCAAACCGTGTTGGATAGCGACGCCATCGGCCAGCCCGTGGCAGACAAACAAATCTCGCCACTGGAACGCCAAGAGGAGGCGGGGCGCGCGCTGCGACTGGTGGCCGCCTTGCCGCCACAGCAGCAGGAGGCGGTGCGACTCAAGTTCGAGCATGAGTTGTCGTATCGCGAGATCGCCGAGGTGATGGAGATCTCGGTGAGCCATGTCGGCGTGCTGCTGCATCACGCCTTGCGGCGACTGCGCAGCGAACTAACTCCACAGTGA
- a CDS encoding class I SAM-dependent methyltransferase: MLDRVLEPEVMDSADEARQYDQMDHGAVNRAFVDDFLAALRSSSSATVAASSYRVAPPSQSMKILDLGTGTAQIPIALCQRVATCRVVAIDAADSMLALARKNVAAAQLTGRIELARVDAKRLPYPDAAFAAVMSNSIVHHIAEPRAVLAEALRVTQPGGAIFVRDLLRPGTRGELSRLVDLHAAAATPPQRALFADSLTAALSLDEMQALVADLGHSPGAVRQTSDRHWTWETIRV, from the coding sequence ATGCTCGACCGCGTATTGGAACCCGAAGTCATGGACAGCGCCGACGAGGCGCGACAGTACGACCAGATGGACCACGGGGCGGTCAACCGCGCCTTTGTGGATGATTTTCTGGCGGCGCTACGGAGCAGTTCATCCGCCACGGTTGCCGCATCGTCATACCGCGTTGCGCCACCATCACAAAGTATGAAAATCTTGGATCTTGGGACCGGCACGGCGCAGATACCGATCGCGCTTTGCCAGCGCGTGGCCACTTGCCGCGTGGTCGCCATCGACGCCGCCGATAGCATGCTGGCCTTGGCGAGAAAGAACGTAGCCGCCGCGCAGCTAACCGGCCGCATCGAGCTTGCCCGCGTCGACGCCAAGCGGTTGCCGTATCCTGACGCGGCCTTTGCCGCCGTGATGTCGAATTCGATCGTGCATCACATCGCCGAGCCACGAGCGGTGCTGGCCGAGGCGCTGCGCGTGACCCAGCCGGGAGGGGCGATCTTTGTGCGCGACCTGCTGCGACCGGGCACGCGGGGGGAGTTGTCACGACTGGTCGACCTGCATGCCGCCGCCGCCACGCCCCCGCAGCGAGCGCTGTTCGCCGACTCGCTGACCGCGGCGCTGTCGCTCGATGAGATGCAAGCGCTGGTGGCCGATCTTGGGCATAGCCCTGGCGCCGTGCGACAAACCAGCGATCGTCATTGGACGTGGGAGACGATCCGAGTTTGA
- a CDS encoding metallophosphoesterase, with protein sequence MRRREFLAAATVTACAGLTRAADASPKQALEVRQRETDHFDLIFQPESPRPLRILQITDTHFGSPSAKAKELDQRSFDLIAAMVKQHQPDFINHTGDFVNNDQGPRVSYEAIDFMDGLGVPWAHSLGNHDIGAVSTEDYRQRLKQATFGYFDADDHREYSYRLDVVAPGAERPMWTIYCFDSGSRAGSKHVSRRQLDWYGRQLERDREREIACPAVAMIHIPVVEFHKLQDAHAFRGIFGERVCFESDQGGTFTRLKNAQRVRAIFSGHDHQNDYCGDWEGVELVYGRVSGWSGYGDLERGGRLIELDPATGSYRHRIVFATA encoded by the coding sequence ATGCGCCGACGTGAGTTCTTGGCCGCCGCCACCGTGACCGCTTGCGCCGGGTTGACCCGGGCCGCTGACGCCAGTCCCAAGCAAGCGCTGGAAGTTCGCCAGCGCGAAACCGACCACTTCGACCTGATCTTTCAGCCCGAGTCGCCGCGGCCGTTGCGCATCTTGCAGATCACCGATACTCATTTTGGCAGCCCCTCGGCCAAGGCCAAGGAACTGGATCAGCGCAGCTTCGATCTGATCGCGGCGATGGTAAAGCAGCATCAACCCGACTTCATCAACCACACCGGCGACTTTGTCAACAACGATCAAGGCCCGCGCGTGAGCTATGAGGCGATCGATTTTATGGATGGGCTGGGCGTGCCGTGGGCGCATTCGCTCGGCAATCACGATATTGGCGCCGTCTCGACCGAGGATTATCGCCAGCGTCTCAAGCAGGCGACCTTCGGCTACTTCGACGCCGATGACCACCGCGAGTACTCGTACCGGCTGGATGTGGTGGCGCCGGGCGCCGAGCGCCCCATGTGGACGATCTATTGCTTTGACTCGGGTTCTCGCGCGGGCAGCAAGCACGTGAGCCGGCGCCAGCTTGACTGGTACGGCCGCCAACTAGAACGCGACCGCGAGCGCGAGATCGCCTGCCCGGCCGTGGCGATGATTCATATCCCGGTGGTCGAGTTCCATAAATTGCAAGACGCGCATGCGTTTCGCGGCATCTTTGGCGAGCGGGTTTGTTTCGAGAGCGACCAGGGAGGCACCTTCACCAGGCTGAAGAACGCGCAGCGTGTCCGCGCCATCTTCAGCGGCCACGATCACCAGAACGACTACTGCGGCGATTGGGAAGGCGTGGAACTGGTCTATGGCCGGGTGTCTGGTTGGTCTGGCTATGGCGACCTGGAACGGGGAGGCCGCCTGATCGAGCTCGACCCCGCGACCGGCAGCTACCGGCACCGCATTGTCTTTGCGACCGCATAA
- a CDS encoding heavy metal-responsive transcriptional regulator yields MRFLKIGDVARLSGVGIETIRYYEKEGLLAAPARRPSGYRQYDDAAVQRLQFIRQSKQLGFSLSEIRELLRLWFDANSRCVHVRALAEARLADINQKIDELDAMRQKLAGVLAECQHQAAIVDCPIFDVLGRQTSSTSQ; encoded by the coding sequence GTGCGTTTCTTGAAAATCGGCGACGTCGCACGCCTTTCGGGCGTGGGCATCGAGACCATTCGCTACTACGAGAAAGAGGGTTTGCTAGCGGCGCCAGCGCGTCGCCCCTCGGGCTATCGGCAGTACGACGACGCCGCGGTGCAGCGTTTGCAGTTCATCCGGCAAAGCAAGCAGTTGGGTTTCTCGCTGAGTGAAATTCGCGAGCTGCTGCGATTGTGGTTCGACGCCAACTCGCGCTGCGTGCATGTGCGGGCGTTAGCGGAGGCCAGGCTGGCCGACATCAACCAGAAGATCGACGAGCTCGACGCGATGCGCCAAAAGCTGGCCGGCGTGTTGGCCGAATGCCAACATCAAGCAGCGATCGTGGACTGTCCCATCTTTGACGTTCTAGGCCGTCAAACATCTTCAACCTCGCAGTGA
- a CDS encoding nitric-oxide reductase large subunit, producing the protein MRRLWIGFTLVMVLSFLVLGWIGTRIYQEAPPIPQRVVTTEGTVLIQPGEITAGQNVWQSMGGMQVGSIWGHGSYTAPDWTADWLHREAEFILNRWANDEFKKPYNELSAEHKALLQGRLESSIRKNTYDPATGDVTIDPVRAAAFQNNLEHYSQVFSEGESDYAIPVGAVTDPTRLRNLAAFFFWTSWAATTNRPNDHITYTHNWPYEPLVGNRPTGESVVWTGVSIIVLLAGISGMVWWYAARRSEEAEPRLPDTDPLGGWKATDSQRATVKYFWIVAALILVQMLMGVLVAHYGVEGDGFYGFPLSKFLPYSVARTWHVQIGLFWIATAWLGAGLFIGPLVSGVEPKGQALGVNVLFLALLLVVVGSLTGEWLSVHNHLSDKVSFYLGHQGYEYVELGRVWQLALMVGLLLWLVLMVRVLWPAVRGEGGQKQLVSLLLVATAAIALFYGAGLTWGQHTHLTIVEYWRWWVVHLWVEGFFEVFATTVIAFFFMRLGLVRPGIAAAAALLSATIFLAGGIIGTCHHLYFAGTPTVALAWGSVFSALEVVPLTLVGFDAMEDLRRSSVTPWVQRYKWPIYFFVAVAFWNMVGAGLFGFMINPPIALYYMQGLNTTPVHGHAALFGVYGLLGIGLMLVCLRALIPGVEWKDGLLRFSFWSLNIGLFAMCVLSLLPVGLMQTWASVDKGYWYARSGDFMQTPIMQNLRWMRVPGDTIFFFGAVALVIFVAGLKTGHSFRSQSDGHRARPSGQLDRRSPVGSGAE; encoded by the coding sequence ATGCGACGACTGTGGATTGGTTTCACTCTCGTGATGGTGCTGTCGTTCTTGGTGCTCGGTTGGATTGGCACGCGGATCTATCAAGAAGCGCCGCCCATCCCACAGCGGGTGGTCACCACCGAGGGGACCGTGTTGATCCAGCCGGGCGAAATCACCGCGGGCCAAAACGTATGGCAGTCGATGGGGGGCATGCAGGTCGGCTCCATCTGGGGGCACGGCAGCTACACGGCGCCCGACTGGACCGCCGATTGGCTCCATCGCGAGGCGGAGTTCATTCTTAACCGCTGGGCCAACGACGAATTCAAGAAGCCCTACAACGAATTGTCGGCCGAGCACAAGGCGCTGTTGCAGGGCCGCCTGGAGTCTTCGATCCGCAAAAACACCTACGATCCCGCGACTGGCGATGTGACGATCGACCCGGTCCGCGCCGCCGCGTTCCAGAACAACCTGGAGCACTACTCCCAGGTGTTCTCCGAAGGTGAGTCCGACTATGCCATTCCGGTTGGCGCGGTGACCGATCCGACGCGCTTGCGCAACCTGGCGGCGTTTTTCTTTTGGACCTCCTGGGCCGCAACCACCAACCGGCCCAACGATCACATCACCTACACCCACAACTGGCCTTACGAACCCTTGGTAGGCAACCGCCCCACTGGCGAGTCGGTGGTGTGGACCGGCGTGAGCATCATTGTGCTGTTGGCGGGCATTTCCGGCATGGTGTGGTGGTACGCCGCTCGGCGTTCGGAAGAGGCCGAGCCGCGGCTGCCAGACACCGATCCTTTGGGTGGCTGGAAGGCCACCGATTCGCAGCGCGCGACGGTGAAATACTTTTGGATTGTCGCAGCGTTGATTCTGGTGCAGATGCTCATGGGTGTGCTCGTGGCGCACTACGGCGTGGAAGGGGACGGCTTCTACGGTTTTCCGCTATCCAAGTTCCTGCCGTATAGCGTTGCCCGTACTTGGCACGTGCAGATTGGTTTGTTCTGGATCGCCACCGCCTGGCTGGGGGCGGGGCTGTTCATTGGCCCGTTGGTCAGCGGCGTCGAGCCCAAGGGGCAGGCGCTCGGCGTGAACGTGCTGTTCTTGGCGCTGCTATTGGTGGTGGTGGGCTCGCTGACCGGCGAATGGTTGAGCGTACACAACCACCTGTCCGATAAAGTTTCGTTCTATTTGGGGCATCAGGGGTATGAATACGTCGAACTGGGGCGCGTATGGCAACTGGCGCTCATGGTGGGGCTGTTGCTGTGGCTGGTGCTGATGGTGCGCGTGTTGTGGCCTGCCGTGCGCGGCGAGGGGGGGCAAAAGCAGCTTGTCTCGCTGCTGTTGGTGGCGACCGCGGCCATTGCGCTCTTTTATGGCGCCGGCTTGACCTGGGGACAGCACACGCATTTGACCATCGTCGAATATTGGCGCTGGTGGGTGGTGCATCTGTGGGTGGAAGGGTTCTTCGAAGTCTTCGCCACCACGGTCATCGCGTTCTTCTTCATGCGGCTGGGCCTGGTGCGCCCCGGCATCGCCGCCGCGGCCGCCTTGCTCTCGGCCACCATCTTTCTCGCGGGCGGCATCATCGGCACCTGCCATCACCTGTACTTCGCGGGCACGCCGACGGTGGCGCTGGCCTGGGGTTCGGTGTTCAGCGCGCTAGAGGTGGTGCCGCTCACCTTGGTGGGCTTTGACGCGATGGAAGACCTGCGCCGCTCGAGCGTCACGCCGTGGGTGCAACGCTACAAATGGCCGATCTACTTTTTCGTGGCGGTCGCCTTCTGGAACATGGTGGGCGCTGGCCTGTTTGGCTTCATGATCAACCCGCCGATCGCCCTCTATTACATGCAAGGGCTGAACACCACGCCGGTCCACGGTCACGCCGCGCTGTTCGGGGTGTATGGCCTGTTGGGCATCGGCCTGATGCTGGTCTGCCTGCGGGCGCTGATCCCGGGCGTGGAATGGAAAGACGGCCTGCTGCGGTTCTCGTTCTGGTCGCTCAACATCGGCCTGTTCGCCATGTGCGTGCTGAGCTTGTTGCCGGTCGGCCTGATGCAAACCTGGGCCTCGGTGGACAAAGGCTATTGGTATGCTCGCAGCGGCGACTTCATGCAGACGCCGATCATGCAAAACCTGCGCTGGATGCGGGTGCCGGGGGACACCATCTTCTTCTTTGGGGCGGTGGCTTTGGTGATCTTCGTGGCAGGGCTAAAAACGGGACATTCATTTCGGAGTCAGAGTGATGGCCATCGAGCACGCCCAAGCGGGCAACTTGATCGACGTTCGCCCGTGGGGAGCGGGGCTGAGTAA
- a CDS encoding cupin domain-containing protein — protein MAIEHAQAGNLIDVRPWGAGLSKQQTVTLVKTDALEVIRLALPAGHEIATHQAPDEMTAQCLEGRIAFTTMGKTVELIAGSMLYLAAREPHALRALEASSLLVTLLLRPKSAAA, from the coding sequence ATGGCCATCGAGCACGCCCAAGCGGGCAACTTGATCGACGTTCGCCCGTGGGGAGCGGGGCTGAGTAAGCAGCAGACGGTCACCTTGGTGAAAACCGACGCGCTGGAGGTGATTCGGCTGGCGCTGCCGGCGGGACATGAGATCGCCACGCATCAGGCGCCCGACGAAATGACCGCGCAGTGCCTGGAAGGGCGCATCGCCTTCACGACGATGGGCAAGACGGTGGAGCTGATCGCTGGCAGCATGCTGTACCTCGCCGCGCGCGAGCCGCACGCCTTGCGGGCGCTCGAGGCCTCGTCGCTGTTGGTGACGCTGCTACTGCGGCCAAAGTCGGCGGCGGCATAG